In Luteipulveratus mongoliensis, the DNA window GCTGCAACGAGTAAACGATTGCCTGACGCTATTCTCTGCACAACGTGTGTAGCTGCCGACCAGAGAAGATCGGTAGCGAGGGGTAGGAGACGACCATCGCCAAGATCAAAGACGTGGCCGAGCTGGCAGGTGTGTCAGCTGCGACCGTCTCGCGGGTCCTGAACAACGTCCCGACCGTGGACGCAGATCTCGCGGAGCGCGTACGCGACGCCGCCAACGAGCTGGGCTATCGCGCCAATGGTGTCGCCCGGAGTCTGCGCCGACAGCGCACGGATGTCTGGGCGCTCATCATCAGCGATATCGGCAACCCGTTCTTCACCTCTGTGGCACGCGGTGTCGAGGACATCGCCCAGCGAGAGGGCTTCTCGGTCGTGCTGTGCAACACCGACGAGGACCCGGCCAAGGAAGCGCGTTACATCGACGTCGCCGAGCGGGAGCAGGTCGCGGGAGTTGTGATGTCTCCCAACGCTTTTGGCAGCGACATCTCTCGCCTGACCGCGGCCGGTATTCCCGTCGTGGCCATCGACCGTCCGCTGCGCGAGCCGGTCGACTCGGTCCTGGTGAGCTCGGCTGATGGGGCGCGGCTGGCCACGGAGCACCTGTTCGAGCAGGGCTGGACCCGTCCGGCCTGTGTCACCGGTCCGGCGCGCGCCGACACGGCCGAGCAGCGGCTCGCGGGCTACCGCGATGCGTTCGCCGCACTGCGTCGCCGACCTGCCAAGTCACTGGTCCGGCACACCGACTACCGCGCCGAGTCGGCGCGCGAGGCGGTGGCGTCACTGCTCGACTCGGCGAGCCCGCCGGACTCCTTCTTCCTAGCCAACTCCTCGCTCGCGCTGGGAGCGCTGCAAGAGTTCCGTCGTCGCGGGCTGCTGCCCGGCCGTGACGTGGGTCTGGTGTCCTTCGACGACCCGCCGTGGGCCGGTTTCGTCAACCCGCCGATGTCCGTCGTGGTGCAGCCGACCTACGAGATCGGCGTCCAGGCCGGCGAGCTGCTGCTCAAGCGGATCGGTCACCCGCTGGCCGGCAAGGACGCTCGCACGATCACGCTGTCGACCGAGCTGATCGTGCGTGACAGCTCCCTGCACAAGCCACGCCGGACCAGGGCCAAGGCCGCCCAAACTGCTTGATACGAGGGCTACTTCAGCCCTGAGGTCTTCATCGAGTCGACCAGCCAGCGCTGGCCGATCAGGAAGACCAGGATCGTCGGGATGACGGCGATGAGCGCCGCCGCGAGGACGTAGTTGTACGCCGTGGCGTACTGCCCCTGCAGACTGGCCATGCCGACCTGGATCACCGCGAGGTCCGGGTCGGACGTCGTCACCAGCGGCCACAGGAACGCGTTCCAGTTGGCCAGGAAGAACAGCACGGATAGCGACGCCAGGGCCGGCCGGGACAGCGGCAGGATCACGTGCCAGTACAGACCGGGATAGCCGCACCCGTC includes these proteins:
- a CDS encoding LacI family DNA-binding transcriptional regulator, giving the protein MAELAGVSAATVSRVLNNVPTVDADLAERVRDAANELGYRANGVARSLRRQRTDVWALIISDIGNPFFTSVARGVEDIAQREGFSVVLCNTDEDPAKEARYIDVAEREQVAGVVMSPNAFGSDISRLTAAGIPVVAIDRPLREPVDSVLVSSADGARLATEHLFEQGWTRPACVTGPARADTAEQRLAGYRDAFAALRRRPAKSLVRHTDYRAESAREAVASLLDSASPPDSFFLANSSLALGALQEFRRRGLLPGRDVGLVSFDDPPWAGFVNPPMSVVVQPTYEIGVQAGELLLKRIGHPLAGKDARTITLSTELIVRDSSLHKPRRTRAKAAQTA